One genomic window of Pseudomonadales bacterium includes the following:
- a CDS encoding sodium-dependent transporter, whose translation MHGSWASRWTFVLAATGSAVGLGNIWKFPYITGENGGGAFVLVYLGCILLVGLPVMMAEVMLGRRGRQSPINTMRMITSEAGLHGIWNGIGWLGVAAGLMILSYYSVIAGWALHYIGEMARGAFQGASAASADLQFGRLLADRDTLIFWQTVFMLLTVGVVAGGVTRGLGVAVRILMPLLFVLLVVLMIFAYQKGDFARGFNFLFRFDFEALTFNGVLEALGHAFFTLSLGMGSIMAYGAYMPKHAKVGSTVLTVGIADTVVALMAGLAIFPIVFANAGMEAAAGPSLMFVSLPVVFGNMTGGLFFGTLFFVLVGVAAWSSAIALLEPGVAYLMEARGFHRITANLLLGALVWVLGLGSLLSFNEWSDNRLAGFNFFEFMDFLTASVMLPLTGLFIALFVGWMMKNELVHEELIDEKGWVLLAWQWVLRYIAPPAVLVILCLGVYKTFF comes from the coding sequence ATGCATGGTTCATGGGCAAGCCGCTGGACGTTTGTACTGGCGGCAACCGGCTCTGCTGTGGGGCTGGGCAATATCTGGAAATTTCCCTATATCACCGGAGAAAATGGCGGTGGTGCTTTTGTGCTGGTATATCTGGGCTGTATTTTACTGGTTGGATTGCCGGTGATGATGGCTGAAGTAATGTTGGGTCGGCGTGGGCGACAAAGCCCGATCAATACCATGCGTATGATTACCAGTGAGGCGGGATTGCATGGTATCTGGAATGGCATAGGGTGGCTGGGTGTTGCCGCCGGACTGATGATTCTTTCATATTATTCGGTCATCGCTGGCTGGGCGCTGCATTACATTGGCGAGATGGCCCGTGGAGCTTTTCAGGGTGCGAGCGCTGCCAGCGCAGATTTGCAGTTTGGCCGGTTACTGGCAGATAGAGACACGCTGATATTCTGGCAAACGGTGTTTATGCTGCTCACGGTGGGTGTTGTGGCGGGAGGGGTGACCCGGGGGTTGGGGGTTGCTGTGCGAATCCTGATGCCGTTACTGTTTGTGTTGCTGGTAGTGTTGATGATATTTGCCTATCAGAAGGGTGATTTCGCCAGAGGGTTCAATTTTTTGTTCCGCTTTGATTTTGAAGCGCTGACTTTTAATGGCGTGCTTGAAGCGCTGGGGCATGCTTTTTTTACCCTCAGTCTGGGCATGGGGTCTATTATGGCTTACGGTGCCTACATGCCGAAGCATGCCAAAGTTGGCAGTACGGTGTTGACCGTTGGTATTGCTGATACCGTTGTTGCTCTGATGGCTGGTTTGGCTATATTCCCCATTGTGTTTGCGAACGCGGGCATGGAAGCAGCAGCAGGGCCGAGTCTGATGTTTGTCAGTTTGCCTGTTGTGTTTGGCAATATGACGGGAGGCTTGTTTTTCGGGACACTGTTTTTTGTTCTGGTCGGTGTTGCGGCCTGGAGTTCGGCTATCGCATTATTGGAGCCGGGTGTTGCCTATTTGATGGAGGCACGCGGCTTTCACCGAATTACTGCCAACCTGCTGCTTGGCGCTCTGGTCTGGGTGCTGGGGTTGGGAAGCCTGCTATCTTTTAATGAGTGGTCTGATAACAGGTTGGCCGGGTTCAATTTCTTTGAGTTTATGGATTTTCTGACAGCCAGCGTGATGCTGCCTTTGACGGGCCTTTTTATCGCGCTATTTGTGGGCTGGATGATGAAAAATGAACTTGTGCATGAGGAGTTGATTGATGAAAAGGGTTGGGTGCTTCTCGCGTGGCAGTGGGTGTTGCGCTATATTGCGCCACCGGCTGTATTGGTCATCCTTTGTCTGGGCGTATACAAGACTTTTTTCTGA
- a CDS encoding type II toxin-antitoxin system RatA family toxin produces the protein MLTTINRSALVMFPADKMFELVNDIAAYPDYMDGCVGAEVLEQGEAYMVARLDLKKGAIAQSFTTRNNLIAPGSIGMKLESGPFKRLEGEWTFKPLADNACKVSLVLEFEGRGLATSIASSSLFSNVANNMVDAICKRAEKIYR, from the coding sequence ATGCTGACAACAATTAACCGCAGTGCTTTGGTGATGTTCCCGGCCGACAAAATGTTTGAACTGGTCAATGATATTGCAGCGTACCCGGATTACATGGACGGCTGTGTGGGTGCCGAGGTGCTGGAGCAGGGCGAGGCTTATATGGTGGCCCGCCTGGATCTGAAAAAAGGTGCGATTGCTCAGAGCTTTACGACTCGTAATAATCTGATTGCTCCGGGCAGTATCGGCATGAAGCTGGAAAGTGGGCCGTTCAAGCGACTTGAGGGTGAGTGGACGTTCAAGCCGCTTGCTGATAACGCTTGCAAAGTGTCGTTGGTGCTGGAGTTTGAAGGCAGGGGGTTGGCGACCAGCATTGCCTCGTCCAGTCTGTTCAGTAATGTGGCCAATAATATGGTTGACGCCATTTGCAAAAGAGCGGAAAAAATTTACCGATAA
- a CDS encoding RnfH family protein — translation MITVEVAYALPHRQKIIALQVPAGTTAMESVVQSGIVDVFPEIDLESAKMGIFGQALGTRGLKEPNGYVMEPLDRVEIYRPLTADPKEVRKRRAEKAKQEKASDDAKMPELPR, via the coding sequence ATGATAACTGTTGAGGTGGCCTATGCTTTGCCTCACCGCCAGAAAATTATTGCCTTGCAGGTGCCTGCAGGTACCACCGCGATGGAATCTGTAGTGCAGTCCGGTATTGTCGATGTATTCCCCGAGATCGATCTGGAGAGTGCAAAGATGGGCATCTTCGGCCAGGCGCTGGGTACTCGCGGCTTGAAGGAACCGAATGGATATGTGATGGAACCTCTGGACAGGGTTGAAATCTACCGCCCGTTAACGGCTGATCCGAAAGAAGTCAGGAAACGGCGGGCTGAAAAAGCGAAACAGGAGAAAGCATCTGACGATGCAAAAATGCCTGAGTTACCGCGATGA
- a CDS encoding outer membrane protein assembly factor BamE: MRLAIRIVICLTLTTMVSACSYFKFPGAHKVVVQQGNIITQDMVDKLRPGMTRAQVRFIMGTPLIADTFNQNRWDYVYTLVDNQGKEVRERLIIFFTGDQLERISGDFVPAGATTPAASKGSS, encoded by the coding sequence ATGCGCCTTGCCATACGCATTGTTATTTGCCTGACACTCACCACGATGGTCAGTGCCTGTAGTTATTTCAAATTTCCTGGCGCCCACAAAGTAGTGGTACAACAGGGCAACATCATCACACAGGACATGGTTGACAAACTTCGCCCCGGCATGACTCGTGCTCAGGTTCGTTTCATTATGGGCACGCCATTGATTGCCGATACCTTCAACCAGAATCGCTGGGACTATGTTTACACACTGGTGGATAACCAAGGCAAGGAAGTGCGAGAGCGATTGATCATTTTTTTCACAGGTGATCAGTTGGAGCGCATCAGCGGTGACTTCGTGCCTGCCGGCGCCACGACCCCCGCAGCCTCGAAAGGCAGCTCCTGA
- the fur gene encoding ferric iron uptake transcriptional regulator: MSDENEELRNAGLKVTAPRLKILQILETSSARHMSAEDVYRHLVEAGEDVGIATVYRVLTQFESAGLVERHNFDSGPAVYEIDRGEHHDHMVCTETGKVIEFHSDEIESLQEEVAAQKGYEIVGHSLVLYVKPKD; the protein is encoded by the coding sequence ATGAGTGATGAAAACGAAGAGTTACGTAATGCGGGGCTGAAAGTAACTGCGCCCAGATTGAAAATTTTACAGATTCTAGAGACCTCATCAGCGCGCCATATGAGTGCAGAAGACGTTTATCGGCATTTGGTTGAGGCCGGGGAAGATGTGGGTATTGCGACCGTCTACAGGGTGCTAACCCAGTTTGAGTCTGCGGGTCTGGTTGAGCGACACAATTTTGATAGCGGGCCAGCGGTGTATGAAATTGATCGCGGTGAGCACCATGATCACATGGTGTGCACAGAAACGGGTAAGGTCATTGAATTTCACAGTGACGAGATCGAGTCTCTTCAGGAAGAAGTGGCGGCCCAAAAAGGCTACGAAATTGTTGGTCACAGCTTGGTGCTGTATGTGAAACCCAAAGATTAA
- a CDS encoding PHP domain-containing protein yields MHYDLHCHTTASDGQLSPQELLSRAAANGIDCLAITDHDTTAAYHLLDINDQRLQLITGIELSTQWRGINVHIVGLNFDLNSSAILEAVNHQQQIRLKRAEKIAEKLAKVGFTNTLEGATSIAGNSTIGRPHFAQHLVDTGAVSDLKLAFKKYLGSGKAGDVKQLWPSLRDVVHWIREANGIAVLAHPAKYKLTYTKLGQLCDDFIEVGGLGFEISSGLQLPAVTRQMARLCQQKGLLASCGSDFHQPGQQWAELGRYSALPEHVETVWQSF; encoded by the coding sequence ATGCACTATGACCTGCACTGCCATACAACCGCTTCCGACGGCCAGCTCTCACCGCAGGAACTGCTTTCCCGCGCCGCAGCTAATGGCATCGACTGCCTGGCTATTACAGACCACGATACCACTGCAGCCTACCACCTGCTCGACATCAATGATCAGCGCCTGCAACTGATTACCGGCATCGAGCTGTCCACACAGTGGCGTGGCATCAACGTTCATATTGTCGGCCTGAATTTCGATCTTAACAGCAGTGCGATTTTGGAAGCCGTCAACCATCAGCAACAAATTCGCCTGAAACGCGCTGAAAAAATCGCCGAAAAACTCGCCAAAGTCGGCTTTACGAATACGCTCGAAGGCGCAACGTCTATTGCTGGCAACAGCACTATCGGTCGCCCTCATTTTGCCCAACACTTGGTTGACACCGGCGCTGTCAGTGACCTGAAGCTGGCTTTTAAAAAGTATCTCGGCTCAGGAAAAGCCGGCGATGTAAAACAGCTCTGGCCCTCGTTGCGCGATGTCGTACACTGGATTCGCGAGGCCAACGGCATTGCCGTACTGGCTCATCCAGCAAAATACAAACTGACCTATACCAAGCTGGGGCAGCTTTGTGATGACTTCATTGAGGTTGGCGGCCTGGGGTTTGAAATCAGCTCCGGGCTACAACTACCTGCCGTTACCCGCCAAATGGCCAGACTATGCCAACAGAAAGGTCTGCTCGCCTCTTGCGGATCAGACTTTCACCAACCTGGCCAGCAATGGGCTGAACTTGGCCGCTACTCTGCACTCCCGGAACACGTAGAAACAGTTTGGCAATCATTCTAG
- a CDS encoding SprT-like domain-containing protein has protein sequence MNVHPINDQQRQQVIEATYLYLDKAEQLYGRKFEQVPVLFNLRGRAAGMYVVSGRGLSIHRKIRYNPWLFGKYFEDNLRDTVPHEVAHYVTEQLYGRGNGRSGSGVLPHGQEWRSVMAAFGADDSVTCQFDLSGIPRRRQKTVDYRCHCREHQLGVRRHNKVERGLASYLCRHCGERLVKQ, from the coding sequence ATGAATGTCCATCCGATTAATGACCAGCAGCGCCAGCAGGTAATTGAGGCCACTTACCTCTACCTTGATAAGGCAGAGCAGCTGTATGGCCGTAAGTTTGAACAGGTACCGGTGTTGTTTAATCTCAGGGGGCGGGCAGCGGGTATGTATGTCGTCTCGGGGCGGGGGTTAAGCATCCATCGAAAAATCCGTTATAACCCGTGGTTGTTTGGAAAATATTTTGAAGACAATCTTCGTGACACTGTGCCTCACGAGGTAGCGCATTACGTAACCGAGCAGTTGTATGGCAGAGGCAACGGGCGGTCGGGCTCCGGAGTTTTGCCGCATGGACAGGAGTGGCGGTCGGTGATGGCTGCGTTCGGCGCCGATGACAGTGTGACCTGTCAGTTCGATCTTTCCGGTATCCCCCGTCGTCGGCAGAAAACCGTCGATTATCGCTGTCATTGCCGGGAGCATCAGTTGGGTGTGCGACGGCACAATAAAGTCGAACGTGGTCTCGCCAGCTACCTGTGCCGTCACTGTGGTGAACGGCTGGTAAAGCAATGA
- a CDS encoding GIY-YIG nuclease family protein, whose translation MNWHVYIIRASDDSLYTGITTDVERRFQEHQQASSGIKGGRGAKFFYGRQPVDIVYQETGHDRRSASRREAAIKKMSRQQKQRLVLGQNVPGNDVR comes from the coding sequence ATGAACTGGCATGTCTATATTATTCGCGCCAGCGATGACTCGCTTTATACGGGTATTACAACGGATGTCGAGCGACGTTTTCAAGAACATCAGCAGGCGAGTAGCGGGATTAAGGGTGGTCGGGGAGCGAAGTTTTTTTATGGCAGGCAGCCGGTAGACATTGTTTATCAGGAGACAGGCCACGACAGGCGCAGTGCTTCACGGCGTGAGGCGGCTATAAAAAAAATGAGTCGCCAGCAAAAACAGCGTCTGGTTCTGGGCCAGAACGTACCGGGGAATGATGTCAGGTGA
- a CDS encoding N-acetyltransferase yields MSGDRGVLMAVIHEHDRQRFVTTLDGGEEAVLEYRLLSSNRIDFYRTYVPPVGRGQGHAEDLVKVGLAWARQQGMEVEASCWYVRAQL; encoded by the coding sequence ATGTCAGGTGACAGAGGGGTTCTGATGGCAGTGATTCACGAACATGATCGACAGCGTTTTGTAACAACGCTTGATGGTGGCGAGGAGGCTGTGCTCGAGTACCGTTTACTCAGCAGCAACAGAATTGATTTCTATCGCACCTATGTTCCGCCGGTCGGTCGTGGACAGGGACATGCGGAAGACCTGGTGAAAGTGGGGCTGGCCTGGGCGCGACAGCAGGGGATGGAGGTGGAGGCTTCCTGCTGGTATGTCAGAGCTCAGTTGTAA
- a CDS encoding pyrimidine/purine nucleoside phosphorylase → MLTINKYFSGNVASIGFETAKAPATLGVMAPGEYEFGTNKRETMKVITGALTVLLPGATEWQTFNEGESFVIEANNSFHLKVDVDTGYLCLYE, encoded by the coding sequence ATGCTTACTATCAATAAATACTTCAGCGGCAATGTTGCCTCCATTGGCTTCGAAACCGCAAAAGCACCCGCTACTCTGGGTGTTATGGCGCCAGGCGAATATGAGTTTGGCACCAATAAACGGGAAACCATGAAAGTGATCACAGGTGCATTAACCGTTCTGTTGCCAGGCGCAACCGAATGGCAAACATTTAATGAAGGCGAAAGTTTTGTTATTGAAGCAAACAACAGCTTTCACCTGAAAGTTGACGTTGATACCGGCTATCTCTGCCTGTATGAATAA
- a CDS encoding DUF2288 domain-containing protein, with protein MTGKRNIEDSEKAKIVAETAKIPWTDLQRWFASGSAIYVAGDLDLIEVAWQMSQDNKRAVAQWMESGQVGLVSDQQAVDWLKEDALLWAAVIKPWVLVQLVPAEQ; from the coding sequence ATGACAGGTAAAAGAAACATTGAAGATTCTGAAAAGGCAAAGATTGTTGCTGAAACGGCAAAAATTCCCTGGACAGATTTACAGCGCTGGTTTGCCAGTGGCTCGGCTATTTATGTTGCCGGAGATCTTGACCTGATTGAAGTTGCCTGGCAGATGTCGCAGGACAATAAGCGGGCAGTGGCGCAATGGATGGAGTCGGGACAGGTAGGGCTGGTCAGTGACCAGCAGGCCGTCGACTGGCTGAAGGAGGATGCATTGCTCTGGGCTGCTGTGATCAAGCCATGGGTGCTCGTGCAGCTGGTGCCCGCAGAGCAATAA
- the slyD gene encoding peptidylprolyl isomerase, whose product MTITANSAVSFHYTLTDSEGVELDSSQGQEPLEYLHGHGNIIPGLEKALEGKTAGDSLEVAIEPAEGYGEVQPELIQEAPRSAFQGVEDLQPGMRFEAETNQGPLPVVITAVSDETVTVDGNHPLAGKVLNFSVTVEDVREATAEELQHGHIHGPSCSH is encoded by the coding sequence ATGACTATTACCGCTAATTCTGCCGTATCGTTTCACTACACACTCACCGACAGTGAAGGCGTCGAACTCGACTCATCGCAAGGCCAGGAGCCACTGGAATACCTGCATGGTCATGGCAACATAATCCCCGGCCTTGAAAAAGCCCTGGAAGGGAAAACGGCTGGCGACAGCCTGGAAGTAGCCATTGAACCAGCTGAAGGTTATGGCGAAGTTCAGCCGGAACTCATTCAGGAAGCGCCTCGCTCCGCCTTTCAAGGCGTTGAAGATCTGCAGCCCGGTATGCGCTTTGAAGCGGAAACCAATCAAGGCCCGCTCCCCGTTGTCATCACCGCAGTCTCTGACGAGACTGTCACCGTTGATGGCAATCATCCTCTGGCCGGCAAAGTACTGAACTTTTCTGTAACCGTGGAAGATGTGCGCGAAGCGACGGCTGAAGAACTCCAGCACGGACATATTCACGGGCCCAGCTGCTCACACTGA